The following are encoded in a window of Periplaneta americana isolate PAMFEO1 chromosome 13, P.americana_PAMFEO1_priV1, whole genome shotgun sequence genomic DNA:
- the LOC138712350 gene encoding uncharacterized protein: protein MRCIGKGLEAAKTLCAVLDLPPPPAIFQNYSSMLNRAIKEISTASMMNAAKETVEINGSTDIAVAVDGTWQRRGHTSLSGVVTATSVATGKVIDVECLTKYCSKCKLKVGAHICHANYAGPSGGMEAKGAVEIFCRSEHARSARYVEFLGDGDSKAHLAVNEAKPYGDIKIEKTECIGHIQKRMGARLWRLVNEWKGKKLSDGKALSGKGRLTGTEIDNIQRYYGLAIRNNCHDLSSMRKAVWATYFHKLSTDETPQHGLCSAGADSWCRYRRAEVSGEVYEHKHSLPETVMNLMKPIFRDLSDENLLRKCLHGRTQNANESFNNLIWTRVPKTVFVGLDTLKIGVRDAVLSFNEGAISRVNVLENIDVGCGRNMRTALLKIDKQRVQKVEVEASNITKEARVKKRNEKRKREEETEEGQNHYAPGMF, encoded by the coding sequence ATGAGGTGCATAGGAAAGGGACTAGAAGCAGCTAAAACACTCTGTGCAGTCTTAGACCTACCACCTCCACctgcaatttttcaaaattacagcAGCATGCTCAACAGGGCTATAAAAGAAATTAGTACAGCATCGATGATGAATGCTGCTAAAGAAACTGTGGAAATTAATGGTTCCACAGACATTGCTGTTGCTGTTGATGGTACTTGGCAACGAAGAGGACATACATCACTTAGCGGTGTAGTGACAGCCACATCAGTAGCCACAGGCAAAGTGATAGATGTCGAATGCCTCACCAAATATTGCTCTAAATGTAAATTGAAAGTAGGTGCCCACATATGCCATGCTAACTATGCTGGGCCTAGTGGAGGGATGGAAGCTAAGGGAGCAGTAGAGATATTTTGCAGATCTGAGCATGCACGTAGTGCACGATATGTTGAATTCCTAGGGGATGGTGACTCCAAGGCTCACCTTGCTGTGAATGAAGCCAAGCCCTATGGTGACATAAAAATAGAGAAGACAGAATGCATAGGGCATATACAAAAGAGAATGGGAGCAAGACTATGGAGGCTTGTGAATGAATGGAAAGGAAAGAAGCTCTCTGATGGCAAGGCACTATCAGGGAAAGGTCGACTGACAGGCACTGAAATTGATAACATCCAGCGATATTATGGACTGGCAATCCGTAATAATTGTCATGACCTTAGTTCCATGAGGAAAGCAGTGTGGGCCACCTACTTTCACAAGCTCTCCACCGATGAAACACCACAACATGGTCTGTGTTCAGCGGGTGCTGATTCATGGTGCAGATATCGAAGAGCCGAAGTGTCTGGTGAGGTTTATGAACATAAGCACTCTCTACCAGAAACTGTAATGAACCTGATGAAACCGATTTTTAGAGACTTGAGTGATGAAAATTTACTGAGGAAGTGCTTGCATGGGCGCACACAGAATGCAAATgagagttttaataatttaatttggacCCGTGTGCCTAAAACAGTTTTTGTGGGGTTAGATACCTTGAAGATTGGAGTAAGGGATGCTGTGCTCTCATTCAATGAAGGGGCAATAAGCAGAGTTAATGTATTGGAAAATATCGACGTTGGATGTGGGAGGAACATGAGGACAGCATTGTTGAAGATCGACAAGCAACGTGTCCAGAAAGTGGAGGTCGAAGCAAGTAATATCACAAAAGAAGCCAGAGTGAAGAAGAGGAAcgaaaagaggaagagagaagaagaaacAGAGGAGGGACAGAACCACTATGCTCCAGGAATGTTTTAA